The window ATCGAAACGATCTCCTGGAAGGATTCTACGACGATTGATGCCTTGAGGAACGCTATCGCCTGGGAGCTCTGTACCTGGACATGCTGAGTCGGCTTGTTGTCTGGCACGAAAGGCAGGGGGATGCCGCGGCAGTGCTGGCATACGCGCAGAAGTATCTCGCTCGCGACCCATTGGCGGAGCAGATTCACCTGGCGGCGATGCGCGCCCTCGTCGCGTCAGGTGACCTGGCCGGAGCGCGGCAGCAGGAACTCCACGCGCCTCCCTCCCCCGAAATGCTCAAACAGGCCGAAAGCATCCTCGGCGCAGCGTTCACCATTCCTCTGCCGGTCGCACCTGCTCCGGTGAAGGGGCTGCCGCGGTGGGGCGATCTCGAGAAACCGCCGTTTGTTGGACGCGCGCGCGAATTGGACGCGTTGCGGGCACGGTGGGAGCAGGTGGCGCAGGGGCAGGGAGGCACGGTCTTGATCAGCGGCGAAGCCGGCGTCGGCAAGACGCGCCTGATTGAAGAATTTGCCGCCGCGGTGCGCTGGCGCGGTGGAATGGTGGCGTGTGGACGCTGCTATGAGCCAGAGCACGTCCTGCCCTACCAACCGTTGGCAGAGATACTGCGCGACTTGACCATGCAAGAGGAGCGCGTGGCGCTGGCGCTACCTGCGTGGGTGCACGGTGAACTCGCCCGCCTCGTCCCAGAACTGGTCACCTCATTGACTCAGCCTGAGCCTCCGCCCAGTTCTGTACAGCCAGAACGGCAAGCCATTCTGTTCCACGCCATTGCCGCATTCATCCGCCATTTTGCATCGCGCAGGCCGCTGTTAATTGCGCTGGAAGATTTGCACTGGGCGACTGATTCGACGCTCGCTGCCATTCATTATCTGGCGCGCCAGATGGTTGACATGCGCGTGTTGAGTGTTGGCACATTTCGCCCGGAGGAAGTCGGTGAGACCCACCCACTGGCGACGATGGCCTCACAACTTGCACGCGACGGCTTGGCGCAGCATCTGACGTTGGAAAGACTCTCGGTGCAGGCGATCTCCGAGTTAGTGCGGCGCACATGGAAGGTTGATGCGAATGCCGAGTTTGTGAAGCGCTTATAGCACATACCGAAGGCAATGCTTTCTTCTTATTAATTGAGACACTGCGTGCGCTCGCGGAGGCTCAGTTGTCGGAGGGCCCTCTGCCTGTACCCGGCAATGTGCGTGCACTCATTAGATCACGGCTGGGGCATCTATCTGCGCCGGCGCGAGAATCAGTCGCGTGCGCGGCAGTGGCAGGGCGCACGTTTGATTTTGATCTCGTCCGCTGTGCCAGGGGTGTGGATGAAAACGCAGCCTTGGAAGACGTGACTATGAGTTCGTGCATTACCTGGTGCAAGTAGTGACGTACACAGGCATACACCATCGTCGGCGGCGGAGACTACATTGCTTGATCGGCGAGACGATGGAGAGCCTGCATGCGGATCAACCCGCCATCGCCGGCGCACTCGCTCACCACTTTGATACCGCAGGCGAAGTGGAGAAAGCACTGCATTACCATGGTTTGGCGGCGCAGGGGGCGGCCTCGTTGTTTGCCTGGCGAGAGGCTGAAGTACATCAGAGTCGGATGCTGCAATTGTTGGAGCAACTCGATCCCGATCGCAGGCGACCAGACTGTCTGCGTCGTCGTGGGCAAATGCTGACCGACCGCGCCAAATCGCGCTTCCTTCAGGCTCACCTTGTCGAGCGCGATGCCGATCTGACGGCACTGGGCCTTCTAGCTAAGGCCAGCGGCGATGATTATCTGCACCTACAAACCTGGATACAGCGCGCCCGTTATCTGAACCTGGATGCGCAGTATGAGAAAGCCATCGCCGCAGCTGAAGAGGGCCTAGCTCTGGCCAACCATCTAAAGGATATGGCGGCTCGATGCTACCTGCTCACCCAGATCGGCTTTGCCCACTACTTCTTAGGACAGCCACAGCCAGCACTGACCGCCCTCGAATCTGCTTTGGCGATGACCCCAGAAGGGGACCGTGAGACGCGCCGACATATTACGCATACTCTGGGCTACGTGCACTTTCACCTGGGGAACTATGCCCGCTTCCTCGCTTATCAGCAAGAGTCTTATGCCAGTCATAAGGCGTTTAGCCACTACAATGGCATGGCTTGGGCCGGTTTAGACATTGCAGCTACTTATCTGAAGATGGGACACTTGGCCGAGGCGGGGCAGTACGTGACGGAGCATCTGAACATGGCTCGTCGCATTGGCGCGCGGTCTGCCGAAGCGTATGGGTTGATCCAATCAGGTTCCTGGGAACTGTGCCAGGGTAACTATGTGGCGGCAGTAGATTGCTTTCAGCGGTCTCTATCTATACAGGAGGAGTTGCGCACCGAACATGGGCGCGTGGCTGCCGAGGTAGGAACCGGACTCGCCCTTTACCATCTGGGCGATCTGGCCGAAGCGCAGCGCTGGCTAAAGCAGGCCGTTGAACGAGTGCGCCCGATCCGACACCGCCGGCGTCTGATGGAAGCGCTCATTGGGCTGGGACTGACGGAGATCGCCGCCGGGCAGCTCGCAGCCGCGCACGGTGCCCTGACCGAAGCGGTGGCCCTAGCCCGCGACATCGAATCGCGGGGAAACCTGGCCGCCGGGCTGGCAGCGCTGGCGCGCGCCGAACGGCACTTGGGCGATCTCGCGCTGACCCTAGCCCACGCGGCAGAGGCAGTGCAAATTGCCCGCGAGATCGCCGTGCCAGTCTGCGAGATGTGGGGTGAGTTGGAGATGGGACTTGCCGGGCTGGCTCAGGGCAATCCTGAAGCAGCCCTAGAGCACACCCAGCGTGCCGTTGGCTTGGTGTCTCGGAGCGACGAGAGTTGGGTCGGCACCGAAGAAGTCCACCAGGCCCACGCCCGGGTCCTGCGCGCCCTGGGCCGGGTTGAGGCGGCAGGCGAGCAGGTCCGGCGGGTCGAGGCCATCATCGCGTCCAAGGCCGGTCGCATCCCCGATCCTCAGCAGCGGCAGCGCTACCTGGAAGCCGTGAGCCGTGATTTGAAGGGTGTTCGCCTTTTGATAGTTTTTTGATACCCGCATGATAAACTGCTCTTTGAAAGAGCTGTCTTTTTTATCTCACCCTCCCGCCAACTGCTCAGCGCGCAGGAGGGTACCGAGGGTCAATGCCTGACCACGCGGAACTGCCGCAAAACACGTTCGTCGTCCGTTTCTGGAGGGAATGGCGAGGAGGGAAAGCAGATCGAGCGAGAGGCTGGCGTGGGCGCATCGAGCATGTGCAGAGTGGTCAAGGAATTACATTTTATAACGCGCGTCAACTGCTAGCGTTCATCGCACGTTTTGTCACATCATTTGAATCTCAGGTGACTAACGATGTGCCATCAGAAAGTAATCATTCATAACTTGATCGTAGCAGCTTTGTTGGCGTTGGCTCTATGGTTGATTCCATTGCCAGCAGTCTCCCAAGGCGAGGTCTCTACCCTGACTCAGTACACGCTGCTCGTCATCGCTCCGGATGATTTCATGGATGAGTTGCAGCCCCTGAAACGGTTCAAGGACGCCAGTGGCCGACCCACCATCCTAGTGAGCCTGGCCCAAATCTACAACAGTTTTCCTGGCGCCGATCAAGCAGAAAAGGTGAAGTACGCTATCGAACACTACAAAAGCGCCAACGAGATATGATATGTCATGCTCGTGGGCGACATTGACCGATTCCCCGCCAGGTGGAGATGGTGGGGATTGCCAGAACAGGAAGGTTGGGCGGTTAGCGATCTCTACTATGCCGACCTTTACAAGCACGGGACGACCGTCTTTGACGATTGGGACATGAACAATAACAGACTCTACGCGGAGATCGAATTCGCTCCCGATGGCAAGATCAACAATGATCAGATAGACATCCTGCCCGATGTCGCCGTGGGAAGGATTCCAGCGTCAACGGCGGCAGAGGTCAGCGCCTACGTCAATAAGGTCATCGCTTATGAATTGAAGACCGTACCCACCAGCGCCTGGTTCAAAAGGGCTGCTCTCTACACAGGAACGTGGTTCAATGCCAATGATCTGAAAGACACGTTGGGCAATGCTCTGGCTAACGACGGCTTCGCGCTGATAAAGCGGTATACGTTATGGATTAAGGTCGGGCAGCCGGCAATTCCGACCGGCGTGCCCGACGTGATCTGCGACGATTTCAATTACGGCGTTGGCTTCGTCAATTATTTAGGACATGGGAACTCTTCCGGGTGGGCCTGTCTGGGTTTCTACAGTCCTGTTCTCAACAATCTGACCAACACGGACAGACTGCCGGTCGTATTCGCCGGCGCGTGCGACACAGGCATGTTCGCCTGGTTGGCTCGTCTGCACCCTTACGTGGACACCGCAGGGGTAACGCATTGTGGAACCGCTAACGGCGAAGTGCTCAATCCCGGCCCTTGTCCTCACACTTCCCTACCGCGTCCGGCGCCCCTGCAAAACGGCGTGGTGACATGTCCTGCCGTTGTTGAGCGCCCTCTGTGCACGACGTGCCCATTGGATCCCCCTTGCTTTGCAGAGTCCATTCTATTCGGCAATCCGGTGGGCCCCACGGGGGCCATCGCCTACTTGGGTGAGAGAAGCGGAGGGCGTCCTTGGGTTACCGCTCTTGATACCCACTTCTTTTACGCTTACCATGCTCAGAATATAGTCGTCTTGGGGGACATGTGGAAGTACATGATTGAACAATACTACAACCAGCATAACCTCGGCCAAAGCCACACCTGGTCGCGCCAGCCGGCGGAATGGGATGTCGGCCACATGTTCGACGAACCCCACAAGCTCATTCTATTCGGTGATCCCTCTCTAATCATTGGCGGCGCTTTTACCTCGGCCGTAAGTAATTCCGTATGGGATTGGGGTGGTGGTCCCTGGTTCGGCTATATGCGCTATCGCGTCACTGGAGATGTGACTGTGCCGGCAGGAAGAACATTGACGGTTCTCCCCTATGCGTCCATCCTCATGGAGAACGGGAGAAAGATTACTACGCTAGGCGTAGACTCCAGCCATGGATTGAACGTGGATGGGACATCCGATATGCCGGTTTACTTCATGTCTCTGGCGGCAGACCCTCAGGCAGATTGCATTGTTCATGGAATGAAGGTGAGCGGACAGTTGAGAGTGCGGAATGGCGGACAGATAAAGTTTCGCTAACCGTGCGGACGAGGAGAAGAAGAAAGGAGAACTGAAAAATGAAAAGCAAAACAGCGACAGTTGTGACAGCCGCTATGGTGGTCCTGGCCTTGCTTGCGATAGCCGGCCGCAGTGTGGTGGCTGACCCGTCGCAGACAGGACAAGCGCAGCAGGGGAACGTGCAACTGGCCGGCACGGTTGCCAACAAGATCAGCTATCAAGGCCGGCTAACTGATGCGGCCGGCAACCCGCTCAGTGGCAGCTACAACCTGACGTTCCAGCTCTGGAATGACGCCACGGCCGGCAGCCAGGTAGGGAGCGACATCGTGAAGAGTGGTGTGCCCGTGAGCA of the Chloroflexota bacterium genome contains:
- a CDS encoding AAA family ATPase; translated protein: MDALRARWEQVAQGQGGTVLISGEAGVGKTRLIEEFAAAVRWRGGMVACGRCYEPEHVLPYQPLAEILRDLTMQEERVALALPAWVHGELARLVPELVTSLTQPEPPPSSVQPERQAILFHAIAAFIRHFASRRPLLIALEDLHWATDSTLAAIHYLARQMVDMRVLSVGTFRPEEVGETHPLATMASQLARDGLAQHLTLERLSVQAISELVRRTWKVDANAEFVKRL
- a CDS encoding tetratricopeptide repeat protein; translation: MHYLVQVVTYTGIHHRRRRRLHCLIGETMESLHADQPAIAGALAHHFDTAGEVEKALHYHGLAAQGAASLFAWREAEVHQSRMLQLLEQLDPDRRRPDCLRRRGQMLTDRAKSRFLQAHLVERDADLTALGLLAKASGDDYLHLQTWIQRARYLNLDAQYEKAIAAAEEGLALANHLKDMAARCYLLTQIGFAHYFLGQPQPALTALESALAMTPEGDRETRRHITHTLGYVHFHLGNYARFLAYQQESYASHKAFSHYNGMAWAGLDIAATYLKMGHLAEAGQYVTEHLNMARRIGARSAEAYGLIQSGSWELCQGNYVAAVDCFQRSLSIQEELRTEHGRVAAEVGTGLALYHLGDLAEAQRWLKQAVERVRPIRHRRRLMEALIGLGLTEIAAGQLAAAHGALTEAVALARDIESRGNLAAGLAALARAERHLGDLALTLAHAAEAVQIAREIAVPVCEMWGELEMGLAGLAQGNPEAALEHTQRAVGLVSRSDESWVGTEEVHQAHARVLRALGRVEAAGEQVRRVEAIIASKAGRIPDPQQRQRYLEAVSRDLKGVRLLIVF